One part of the Mya arenaria isolate MELC-2E11 chromosome 3, ASM2691426v1 genome encodes these proteins:
- the LOC128229183 gene encoding uncharacterized protein LOC128229183 yields the protein MENLLDVCRVLLVLISAHVASAGQCCNAYYDITFDYHDAKWCSSYCCGTSTTGGIFTASVGILECCDNFLLAASSKDTSVVCVDFFVQNIWVPILIGIGGLVGLGVVVAICFQHGNRRGAVVQPSQPQTGLVMVAGGYNPQYPQGPYGAQQYLPGANPPGNHAPGYPLGAAYPPPVYGAGVQSANLPQKSAGHPMVADEP from the exons ATGGAGAATCTTCTAGACGTTTGTCGCGTTTTGCTTGTTCTCATTTCAG CGCACGTTGCAAGCGCTGGTCAGTGCTGCAATGCTTACTACGACATCACGTTCGACTACCACGACGCCAAGTGGTGCAGCTCCTACTGCTGCGGCACCTCTACGACCGGTGGGATCTTCACAGCGTCCGTTGGGATCCTCGAATGTTGCGATAACTTCCTTTTGGCAGCCAGTTCTAAAGACACCTCAGTGGTGTGTGTGGACTTCtttgtacaaaacat TTGGGTACCCATCCTGATCGGGATTGGTGGACTTGTTGGCCTTGGTGTTGTGGTAGCCATCTGTTTTCAGCATGGCAATCGAAGAGGTGCCGTTGTCCAGCCTTCACAACCACAGACCG GTTTGGTAATGGTTGCCGGAGGTTACAATCCCCAATACCCACAAGGCCCATATGGTGCCCAGCAGTACCTTCCGGGCGCGAACCCACCCGGGAACCACGCGCCTGGCTACCCCCTTGGAGCAGCCTACCCGCCACCCGTGTACGGAGCAGGGGTCCAAAGTGCCAATTTGCCTCAAAAAAGTGCTGGACACCCAATGGTTGCAGACGAACCCTAA
- the LOC128226525 gene encoding uncharacterized protein LOC128226525 → MENLQDGCRVLLFLISAHVASAGQCCNAYTDYKFEYHDAKWCSSYCCGTSSIGGIFTTSLRILECCDNFLLTASSEDTSAMCPDFFAQNVWVPILIAVGCLGSLICLCVVIACCVKGGNRTGVVVQPAQPQANLIMVAGGYNPEYPQGQYGAQQYPQGAYPTGTNANVYPLEAAYPPLVNGAGN, encoded by the exons ATGGAGAATCTACAAGATGGATGTCGCGTTTTGCTGTTTCTCATTTCAG CGCATGTTGCTAGCGCTGGTCAGTGCTGCAATGCTTACACCGATTACAAGTTCGAGTACCACGACGCCAAGTGGTGCAGCTCCTACTGCTGCGGCACCTCCTCAATCGGTGGCATCTTTACAACATCCTTGAGGATCCTCGAATGTTGTGATAACTTCCTGTTAACAGCCAGTTCTGAAGACACCTCAGCGATGTGTCCGGACTTTTTTGCccaaaatgt TTGGGTACCCATCCTGATCGCAGTTGGCTGCCTGGGATCTCTGATCTGTCTGTGTGTAGTGATAGCATGTTGTGTCAAGGGTGGCAATCGGACAGGCGTCGTGGTTCAACCTGCACAACCACAGGCCA ATTTGATAATGGTTGCCGGAGGTTACAATCCTGAATACCCACAAGGCCAATATGGAGCTCAACAGTACCCCCAAGGCGCGTACCCGACCGGGACCAACGCAAACGTCTACCCGCTTGAAGCAGCCTACCCGCCACTCGTGAACGGAGCAGGCAACTAA